One window of the Rubrobacter naiadicus genome contains the following:
- a CDS encoding SIS domain-containing protein, protein MTYLQDILDQPENIERVGRFFAAELQKLDLSRFEAGSLVFTGMGSSYFASLPAVFAARRAGRRAFALTASELLESGGDHLGDCYVGISQSGKSAETVRAFSQVEAPRLSLTNDGGGPLAEVSDQVLAIGSGRDTAVAVKTHTATICALACLVALLLGEEAPGMDRLPTLMGEVLEDSSPVAREVAETFAGMGAHPDFVGRGVSFATAEEAALLFREVTREPAASLDTLQYLHGPIEVAGNGYGCVIFGSGREVRLAEDLASYGATVLLVTTSQAHERENLRVVHLPQIEDALLPVLEILPVQLLAYYMARERGLQADGFRHHQPDTKLAQA, encoded by the coding sequence GATCTTTCCCGCTTCGAGGCCGGTTCTCTCGTCTTCACGGGCATGGGGTCGAGCTATTTCGCCTCACTTCCTGCCGTCTTCGCCGCGCGCCGTGCGGGGCGCAGGGCCTTCGCGTTGACCGCCTCGGAGCTACTGGAGTCCGGAGGTGATCACCTGGGAGACTGCTACGTCGGGATCTCGCAGTCGGGAAAGAGCGCCGAGACGGTACGAGCCTTCTCCCAGGTGGAGGCACCCCGCCTCTCTCTCACCAACGATGGAGGGGGGCCGCTCGCCGAGGTCTCGGACCAGGTCCTCGCCATAGGCTCTGGGCGGGATACCGCCGTGGCGGTCAAAACCCACACCGCGACGATCTGTGCCCTGGCCTGCCTGGTCGCCCTCCTGCTCGGCGAGGAGGCTCCTGGGATGGACCGCCTGCCCACCCTCATGGGGGAGGTGCTCGAGGATAGCTCCCCGGTAGCACGGGAGGTGGCCGAAACTTTCGCAGGCATGGGTGCTCACCCGGACTTCGTGGGGCGCGGGGTGTCTTTCGCCACCGCGGAGGAGGCGGCGTTGCTCTTCCGGGAGGTAACGAGAGAGCCCGCCGCCAGCCTGGACACCCTGCAGTACCTGCACGGCCCGATAGAGGTGGCCGGGAACGGCTACGGATGCGTGATCTTCGGCTCCGGAAGGGAGGTCAGGCTGGCCGAGGACCTGGCCTCGTACGGGGCTACCGTGCTTCTCGTCACAACATCGCAAGCCCACGAACGAGAGAACCTGAGGGTGGTGCATCTTCCTCAGATCGAAGATGCCCTGCTGCCGGTGCTCGAGATACTACCCGTCCAGCTCCTAGCCTACTATATGGCCCGGGAGCGCGGGTTGCAGGCCGACGGATTTCGCCACCATCAGCCCGACACCAAGCTAGCGCAGGCGTGA